ATGAAGTCCAGCGAACTTCTGCGCCTAATTCAACCAGTGTTTCAATAAGAACAGCAGTTTGGATTGTCATGTGGATACAACCCAAGATTTTAGCGCCAGCAAGTGGTTTAGCAGCAGCATAGCGTTTACGCAGACCCATTAGGGCTGGCATTTCAGCTTCTGCAAGTTTAATTTCTTTACGGCCGTAATCAGCAAGTGAAATATCAGCAACTTTGTAATCTGTAAATGAAGCAGTAACCGCGTTCATCAGGATCTCCTAGGAAAAAATAGATTGGATCGTTCTGTTCGCGGATGCCGTTGTTGATCAGAACGAATGTCTGACCGATGGTCGAGCCTAGCGATTTTACATTTAGTGCCTGTAAAACGTCGCAGCATCCCTCGACTAGCGCAGTATTGTACTTGGATTTAAAGTGATAGCCAAGTTATATAAAATCCGATACAAATACATTGACTTAAAAATATACTAAGGAAGAAGAATGGATGACTTAGAGGAAATTACAAAATCCATCGATGTGCTGATCCAAGATAAACCACTGGATTTCCTTGGACACTGTGAGCTAAAAACTGGATGTAAATTATTGATCATAGATTTACTTATAAATTTTAATAGGTTGGAGGTGCATCTCAAGAGGCTCGTAACATATGTAGAAATACCTACATATAAGGATGAAGTGAGAACCTTACCTTTGTCACAGCTTATAAATGTGAAAGAATTACATAAGCATTTGAATGGTGAAATAATTTATTTATTGGGGAAAGTTGAGAAGAACTTATTTGTTAGAAATTTAATTGCTCATTCAATTCCTACACTAATAAAGGATAAATATATCGTTTTCTTATCTCATGATATTAGTGAATTAAAAAAAATACGCATCAATGCGAAGAGGGAGGATTATAAATATGCAGAAACAGAGAGAACGAAAGCCTTATTAAAATTGAAAGAAAAAATAGATCATAGTAATTATAGTGTTATGAGGCTTAATGATTTGATTGGATTAAATGAGCTTTTAGATTATTTAATAAAGGAAATAGAATTTATTGTGAATCATATATGATAATAAAAAGCCCATCATTTGACGGGCTTTTCGTTTTATTTAGCTTCTTGCTCAGCAGCATGCGCTTTTTGGGCCCAGAACTCAGCTAGTTCTTCATCGCCATCTACACCTAAACCAGTGGCATAAATAAAAGCAAGATCGCGCATGGCCTGAACCTCGCCCCATTCCGCAGCCTGTTTAACTAAAGAAATCGATTTCTCTACATCTTTTTCAATTACATCACCGCGACGGTAGAAACCTGCCAGTTCTAAAGTCGCAGCAGGGTGCTTCTCAATATTGGCCTTGCTTAACCAGTAATAGGCTAACTCAAAGTGAGCTATGGATTCTTCCGGATCTTCTTCTGCTAATTCTTTGGCATAAACGGTATAACCTTCACCTAACCAGTACATTGCATCCACCAGCCCGCCGTTGGCAGCTTTCAATGCCCATTCTTCAGCCAGAATGATGTCATCATCATGCTCGCTTTGCATATACAGCTCAGCTAGTTCAAATTGCGCTTCAGCATTACCGGCTAAGGCAAGATTGGTCAGGACAGCAGAGGGAGAAACACGCTGGGTCATATCAACATCTCAAAAATATTGTGCGTAGACTAAAAGGTTTAAAGCAAAAAAGCCAATCCGAAGGCCAGCTTTTTAAAGAGATTGGTCAATCAAATGATTAGATCAAGCAAATAATCCCTGAGATCGAAGCGATGAACACACAGAACATTACGATCACTTTAATTTTACTTGCCAGATAGCTCAGACTTAAACCGACCACCAGTGCTGCAAAAGTTAGACTACCCAGCCAGTAACTGATCATATTGCTGGCAAATCCTGTTAACAGACACAGAATCAGGGCAATTATGAGCAATACCCAACCCAGAATAGTCGCAAGTTGTGTCTTTGCAGGGTCAAGTTCTGTATCAAAAATCTGTTTTTGATGTTTGGACATCGACATTGCAAGCGCAAAGAAACCCAGTGAAGTTAAAGCCCAAATCAGGAAGAAGAACATCATGCCCGATTCTCCTTGAGAGCAGCCTTGGCTTTTTTAGGCGACAAACCTTTATGGTTTTTCACTTTTTTAAATGAAAACCAGAACAGGATCGCAAGCACCCACATCGCCAGATCAAAAGACGCAATCACCCATTGACCATGCATAATGGTGTTCCAGATTGCCTGGCCGCCGGTCAGAAAATTGACGATTGGCAGCAAGGCAAATGCGGCAGTAGCAAGCAGTAATAGTTCCAGCCAAGCCTGACGATGACTGCGAATCATGGCATAGAGCAAGGTCAGCAACCAGACAATAAAGAAGCTACGTATTTCCCAGTTCAGACGCATGTCCATGTCTGCCGGAATGAAACGGTTGGCATAGAAATAGGTGGCGCAGGCAATCGGTAAGCCAATAATGGCAGCGATATTGGTGACTTCCACAAGACGATAACCAAAGGATTTATAGCCTTGCTTCTGTTGTTGTGGCGCACGTTTGACACACCATAGAATCAAGCCGGTCGCAATCATCAAGGTGCCCACCACACCTGAGATGAACAATAACCAGCGTAGAGCCAAGTCCACGCCACGTGCTTCATGCAATGTGGTGAATACATTATAAATACCATTTGCGACCGAAGGCGTTTTCAGTGTGGTTTGATCCGGCTCTAAATCACCTGTTACGCCATTAAAAGCAAGGCTCGGATAAACATTACGATAAGCTATGCTGACTCCGTTTAAGGCACGAAGTTCAATTTCAGCTTTTACGGTATTTGGCTGGATGATGGTTATCGTACCCACTGGATTATTTTTCCATTCTTTTTCGGCTGTTGCCAAGATCGGAGTAAGATCGGTTAATGGTGCAGGAGGTACAGCTTGTATTTCATCACGAGAGCGGCGACCTTCACTGCGTGCCGACATTTCACCGCGCTCGCCACGATTTTCTCTCTCAGCTTGCGGTCGACGTTCTTTGCTCTCACTATGGCTGTCACGGGATTCAGCCTGAATACTGTTGTCTTGAACCAAACTCTTACGTTGATCCTGAAGGAAAGCACCACGATTTTCATAAATCTGGTTTACGCCCCAGGGCATGAGGGTAAAAAGCAATAATAATAAGCCACTGAAGGTAATCATGATGTGAAAGGGCAGGGCAAATACCGCAGTAGCATTGTGTGCATCCAACCATGAACGCTGACCTTTGCCGGGACGGAAAGTAAAAAAATCCTTGAAAATTTTCTTATGGGTAATGACACCGCTGATGATTGCCACCAGCATGAGCAGGGTCGCAACGCCGACCATCCAGCGCGCCCAGATTCTTGGCAAACCATACAATTCAAAGTGGAAACGGTATAAGAATGAACCACCGCGTGTTTCACGCGCTTGCAAAACTTCGCCGGTGGCGCTGTCAATCGTCACGCGGGTACCGCCACGACGGGCACGCGGATCTTCGCCGGCACTACGAATAGTCAGGGTGGTAGTATTTTGGCGTGAGTTAGGAAGCTGGATTGCCCAGCTGCCAGCATCCGGATGGTGCTGTTGCAGATAAGCCAGTGCCACACGGGTTTGTTCGATTTGAGTCTTTGGTGGAACTGATTGATGAAATTCCGGTTTCATCCAGACGGTAATTTCGTTCTGGAAAAAGCTTAAGGTTCCGGTCAAGAAAATCGCATATAAAAGCCAGCCTAAAATCAGACTGGCCCAAGTATGCAACCACGACATCGACTGGCGTGGACCTTCGGGTTTTGCGTCTACTCTCATCTCAATTTCCTAAAAGCTTATAGGCGATATAGAGTAAAACACCGGGAATCGCGATCCCGAGCGTAGCTTTGAGCGTCTTATTCACCATAAATACCCAGATAAATGCAGCAGCATTCAAGCTAAAGCCAATCAGGGTGGCGGACATGGCTGCACTGCTTCCACTGTCGATAAAAAGCTGGGCAATCAAGATCGTTGCCAGTGTAGCCAGTAGATAACCGCCAGCACCCGCCAGAATAAAGCGATATAAAATCATCCCACGATAAGCCAGCATATTTGCTTTGACTTTATTTTTGCTTGATGGTTTCGGTGCAGTAACTGTTCCAGTCGCTATGGCTTGCATATTCGGACTATTCATCATCGAAAATTCTATTTACAAACTTATGAAGTAATTAATGATAATGATAACAATTATTGTTTAGATTTTAAATATGGGTTGTTGAACTATTTATATGAAAAATAAGTAAAACTGGAAGTTAGGTTAAAAAAGAGAGGGGGAAGGGAATTAAAAAAGATCAAAATGTAAGGCTTGAAAATAAAAACAGCGGCTCGAAGGCCGCTGTCTAAACTTCATTTATTCACGATTAGTCTTGCTGAATACCTGCAACCACCCAGTCCTGATTTGAACCTGCTGGTTTGGTGAAATGCCAGATTTCTGCGAACGGTTGCGGCAAGCTGTTTAAGTCTTCGCTTACCGTACCTGTAAAGCGTACGCTGACAATATATTGGCCATTGTCAGTCGATGAGTCGACGACCATCGCATTCAGATTTGAAAACTCGGCAACATCCTGATCCTGATTGCTCATGATGTCGTTATACATTGACTGATAAAGTTCAGGAGTCAGATAACGCTGAATTTCAGAAATGTTGCTTGCTGTATTCATGGACTGAATATGGTTAAAACGCTGACGCGCTACACGCAAGAATGCTGCAGGTTCAGTACCATCCGGTAACTGGCTGCCACTTTGGGTATAAGCTGCACCAAAAGGCGCGTTATTTACCGGAGCAGAACCGAACGGAGCATTGTTGCTTGACGTTTGACCACCCACATTCTGACCAAAAATATTGGTACTGTCACCACCGCGAGGTGCAGTCGGTGCCTGACCAAAAGGTGCTGTATTACCAGCACCGCTATTTGGTGCGTATGGGTTAGAAGCTACTTTTTTTTTTGCGCCCATCTTACGGAAAATGAAGAAGGCAACAGCAGCAGCAAGAAGGATCCAGATCCAGCCTGGAATACCACCTTTTTCCTCTTCGGCTTGAGCAGCCTGAGCTTCAGATGCTGCTACACTTTGATCATCCGCCAAGGCATTGGCAGCAACTGCACCAATCGCAGCACCGGCTACACCCGCGGCAACCATGCCGCCGACACCCGGACCGGATTTTTGCTGGGTTGCAGCACCGGCAACTGGCGCTTGTTGAGCAGGCGCAGCTTGACGAGGTTGTTGATAAGATTGAGTAGGTTGTGCAGAACGTTGCATGCCGTGACTTTTACCGCCACCTGCACGTTTTGCTTCAGCTGCAAAAGGCGCAACCAATAAAACTGCTGTCAAGATACCTGTGATCAAACCGCGCTGTCGAACTTCCATTCATTTTTCCTATGAGAATAAAACCTGTTTGTACAGTCTATTTATATAGGCTTTGTGTGGAATTTCA
The nucleotide sequence above comes from Acinetobacter lwoffii. Encoded proteins:
- a CDS encoding tetratricopeptide repeat protein, with translation MTQRVSPSAVLTNLALAGNAEAQFELAELYMQSEHDDDIILAEEWALKAANGGLVDAMYWLGEGYTVYAKELAEEDPEESIAHFELAYYWLSKANIEKHPAATLELAGFYRRGDVIEKDVEKSISLVKQAAEWGEVQAMRDLAFIYATGLGVDGDEELAEFWAQKAHAAEQEAK
- a CDS encoding DUF3325 domain-containing protein translates to MMFFFLIWALTSLGFFALAMSMSKHQKQIFDTELDPAKTQLATILGWVLLIIALILCLLTGFASNMISYWLGSLTFAALVVGLSLSYLASKIKVIVMFCVFIASISGIICLI
- a CDS encoding PepSY-associated TM helix domain-containing protein, whose protein sequence is MRVDAKPEGPRQSMSWLHTWASLILGWLLYAIFLTGTLSFFQNEITVWMKPEFHQSVPPKTQIEQTRVALAYLQQHHPDAGSWAIQLPNSRQNTTTLTIRSAGEDPRARRGGTRVTIDSATGEVLQARETRGGSFLYRFHFELYGLPRIWARWMVGVATLLMLVAIISGVITHKKIFKDFFTFRPGKGQRSWLDAHNATAVFALPFHIMITFSGLLLLLFTLMPWGVNQIYENRGAFLQDQRKSLVQDNSIQAESRDSHSESKERRPQAERENRGERGEMSARSEGRRSRDEIQAVPPAPLTDLTPILATAEKEWKNNPVGTITIIQPNTVKAEIELRALNGVSIAYRNVYPSLAFNGVTGDLEPDQTTLKTPSVANGIYNVFTTLHEARGVDLALRWLLFISGVVGTLMIATGLILWCVKRAPQQQKQGYKSFGYRLVEVTNIAAIIGLPIACATYFYANRFIPADMDMRLNWEIRSFFIVWLLTLLYAMIRSHRQAWLELLLLATAAFALLPIVNFLTGGQAIWNTIMHGQWVIASFDLAMWVLAILFWFSFKKVKNHKGLSPKKAKAALKENRA
- a CDS encoding Tim44 domain-containing protein — protein: MEVRQRGLITGILTAVLLVAPFAAEAKRAGGGKSHGMQRSAQPTQSYQQPRQAAPAQQAPVAGAATQQKSGPGVGGMVAAGVAGAAIGAVAANALADDQSVAASEAQAAQAEEEKGGIPGWIWILLAAAVAFFIFRKMGAKKKVASNPYAPNSGAGNTAPFGQAPTAPRGGDSTNIFGQNVGGQTSSNNAPFGSAPVNNAPFGAAYTQSGSQLPDGTEPAAFLRVARQRFNHIQSMNTASNISEIQRYLTPELYQSMYNDIMSNQDQDVAEFSNLNAMVVDSSTDNGQYIVSVRFTGTVSEDLNSLPQPFAEIWHFTKPAGSNQDWVVAGIQQD